In one Lolium rigidum isolate FL_2022 chromosome 3, APGP_CSIRO_Lrig_0.1, whole genome shotgun sequence genomic region, the following are encoded:
- the LOC124696543 gene encoding subtilisin-like protease SBT1.7, with protein sequence MTTRLLLLLVLALAAAVAAADTETEPRATYIVHMAKSAMPAEYADHGEWYGASLRSVSTAKMLYSYDTVAHGFSARLTAQEASDMAGMDGVLAVNPETRYELHTTRTPEFLGLAGSENLFPQSGTAGDVVVGVLDTGVWPESKSYDDAGLAEVPSSWKGTCMTGTDFNSTACNKKLIGARFFSRGYEAAMGPMDPSRESRSPRDDDGHGTHTSSTAAGSAVAGANLFGFASGTARGMAPRARVAVYKVCWLGGCFSSDILAGMDAAVADGCGVLSLSLGGGSSDYARDSVAIGAFSAMEQNVLVSCSAGNAGPGSSTLSNVAPWITTVGAGTLDRDFPAYVVLGDGRNYTGVSLYAGKALPTTPIPIVYAGNASNSTSGNLCMPGTLSPEKVAGKIVLCDRGINARVQKGFVVRDAGGAGMVLANTAANGQELVADAHLLPAAGVGEKEGALIKSYIASDAKPTATIVVAGTQVDVRPSPLVAAFSSRGPNMVTPEILKPDIIAPGVNILAAWTGKEGPTGQAADTRRVSFNIISGTSMSCPHVSGLAALLRSAHPEWSPAAVRSALMTTAYSTYTAGAAGPILDAATDKAATPFDFGAGHVDPTRAVEPGLVYDIGTGEYVEFLCALKYTPNMIAALSRSKSYACAANRTYSVSDLNYPSFSVAYSTANGEAGDSGSTTVTHTRTLTNVGAAGTYKVDTSMSMFGVTVDVKPTELEFAAVGEKKSFTVSFTAAKSQPSGTVGFGRLVWSDGGKHSVASPIAVTWT encoded by the coding sequence ATGACGACgaggctgctgctcctgctggtgTTGGCGCTCGCCGCcgctgtggcggcggcggacacggAGACGGAGCCGCGCGCGACGTACATAGTCCACATGGCCAAGTCCGCGATGCCGGCGGAGTACGCCGACCACGGCGAGTGGTACGGCGCGTCCCTGcgctccgtctccaccgccaagATGCTCTACTCGTACGACACCGTCGCGCACGGCTTCTCGGCGCGGCTCACGGCGCAGGAGGCGAGCGACATGGCAGGCATGGACGGCGTGCTGGCGGTGAACCCGGAGACGCGGTACGAGCTGCACACCACGCGGACGCCCGAGTTCCTGGGCCTCGCCGGGAGCGAGAACCTGTTCCCGCAGTCCGGCACggccggcgacgtcgtcgtcggggTGCTGGATACCGGCGTATGGCCCGAGAGCAAGAGCTACGACGACGCGGGCCTCGCGGAGGTGCCGTCGTCGTGGAAGGGGACCTGCATGACCGGCACGGACTTCAACTCCACCGCCTGCAACAAGAAGCTCATCGGCGCGCGCTTCTTCAGCCGGGGCTACGAGGCGGCGATGGGGCCCATGGACCCCAGCAGGGAGTCGCGGTCCCCGCGCGACGACGACGGGCACGGCACGCACACATCCTCCACCGCCGCGGGGTCCGCCGTCGCGGGGGCGAACCTGTTCGGGTTCGCGTCCGGCACGGCGCGCGGGATGGCGCCCAGGGCGCGCGTGGCCGTGTACAAGGTGTGCTGGCTCGGGGGCTGCTTCAGCTCCGACATCCTCGCCGGGatggacgccgccgtcgccgacggcTGCGGCGTGCTCTCGCTCTCCCTCGGCGGCGGGTCCTCCGACTACGCGCGCGACAGCGTCGCCATCGGGGCGTTCTCCGCGATGGAGCAGAACGTGCTGGTGTCCTGCTCCGCGGGTAACGCCGGGCCAGGGAGCTCCACGCTGTCCAACGTGGCGCCGTGGATCACCACCGTGGGCGCCGGCACCCTCGACCGCGACTTCCCGGCGTACGTCGTGCTCGGGGACGGCAGGAACTACACCGGCGTGTCGCTGTACGCCGGGAAGGCCCTCCCGACCACCCCGATCCCCATCGTCTACGCGGGCAACGCCTCCAACTCCACGAGCGGGAACCTGTGCATGCCGGGGACGctctcgccggagaaggtggCGGGCAAGATCGTGTTGTGCGACCGCGGCATCAACGCGCGCGTGCAGAAGGGGTTCGTGGTGCGCGACGCCGGTGGGGCGGGCATGGTGCTGGCCAACACCGCCGCCAACGGGCAGGAGCTGGTCGCGGACGCGCACCTCCTCCCCGCGGCCGGTGTGGGCGAGAAGGAAGGCGCCCTGATAAAGTCGTACATCGCGTCCGACGCCAAGCCCACGGCGACGATCGTGGTGGCCGGGACGCAGGTGGACGTGCGCCCCTCGCCGCTGGTGGCGGCGTTCTCGTCGCGCGGGCCGAACATGGTGACCCCGGAGATCCTGAAGCCGGACATCATCGCGCCGGGGGTGAACATCCTGGCGGCGTGGACCGGCAAGGAGGGGCCGACGGGGCAGGCCGCCGACACGCGCCGCGTGAGCTTCAACATCATCTCCGGGACCTCCATGTCCTGCCCGCACGTGAGCGGGCTGGCAGCGCTGCTCCGGAGCGCGCACCCGGAGTGGAGCCCCGCCGCCGTGCGGTCGGCGCTGATGACCACCGCCTACTCCACGTacaccgccggcgccgccgggccCATCCTCGACGCGGCGACCGACAAGGCCGCCACGCCGTTCGACTTCGGCGCCGGGCACGTGGACCCGACCCGCGCGGTGGAGCCGGGGCTGGTGTACGACATCGGCACCGGCGAGTACGTGGAGTTCCTGTGCGCGCTCAAGTACACGCCCAACATGATCGCCGCGCTTTCCCGGAGCAAGAGCTACGCGTGCGCCGCCAACAGGACCTACTCCGTCTCCGACCTCAACTACCCGTCCTTCTCCGTGGCCTACTCGACGGCGAACGGCGAGGCCGGCGACTCCGGGTCGACCACGGTGACGCACACGCGGACGCTCACCAACGTGGGCGCGGCGGGCACGTACAAGGTGGACACCTCCATGTCCATGTTCGGCGTGACAGTCGACGTGAAGCCGACGGAGCTGGAGTTCGCGGCGGTCGGGGAGAAGAAGAGCTTCACGGTGAGCTTCACGGCGGCCAAGTCGCAGCCGTCGGGCACCGTGGGGTTCGGGCGGCTCGTGTGGTCGGACGGCGGCAAGCACAGCGTGGCGAGCCCGATAGCGGTGACGTGGACATGA